Within the Synechococcales cyanobacterium CNB genome, the region CGCTCCACCCTGCGGGCGAGGTGCCGGCCGCGCAGGCGATGTGGGACGTCCGCGACCTGGTGTGGGAGCACCAGCTGTCGGACAGAGACGCGACGGCGGATGCTCTGGACCTCGTGGGGGGCGTGGTGTTCACGCGGTCGGAGAACCCGTTGCCGACCTGGCATACGGTGCGCGTGCTGCCGCTCATGGCGACGATGCTGGCGGACGAGCGTCTGACAGAGCGTGAGCTGGTGCTGCCGGAGTTGTCGCGACTGCTGGCATCGCTGCGGTTCGTGCGCCAGTTGACGGCGGATGAAGCGGTGTGCCATCTGTACGCGGACCGTGAACGGGCAGCGTTCGGCGTTCGGAGCGCGCCGTGGGACCAGCGGATGCCGCCGGAGGCGACCGCGCTGGCTTTGTTGACGCTGACGGAGGTGTTTCAAGCCATGGATGCGCGTGCAGAGAAGACGCCGTGAGCGGGTTTCTCCCGAGCACAGGCGGTGGTCCGTGGCGCGGGGAAGGGCGGCTTGCAGCAGGAAACGAAGGGCGGTTTTGCCTATGATTTCCCGTCCATCCCGGCGCCTTCCGACCGCACCCCGCGACGCCCTGAGAGACCTCCCGAATGGCTGACGACACCACCGCTTCTCTCCCGCCCGACGAGACCCCTCCGGGCGGGCACGACGCCGGTAACGTGGTCGAGTTGCAGATCGAGGATGAACTCCGCGACTCGTACCTGACGTATGCCATGAGCACGATCATGGACCGGGCATTGCCCGACGTCCGTGACGGGTTGAAGCCGAGCCAGCGTCGCATCCTGGTCGCGATGAACGACCTGAACCTGCGGCCCGGCCGCAAGCACCTGAAGTGCGCGAAGATCTGCGGCGACACGAGCGGCAACTACCACCCGCACGGCGAGTCGGTGATCTATCCGACGATGGTGGGGATGGCGCAGCGGTGGCGTATGCGCGTGCCGCTGGTCGATCCGCAGGGGAACTTCGGCTCGATCGACGGCGACCCGCCCGCGGCGATGCGGTACACCGAGGCGCGGATGACGCACGCCGCGGTGGACATGCTGGCGGACATCAAACTGGACACGGTGGACTTCCAGCCGAACTACGACGATCGCCTGCTGGAGCCGCTGGTGCTGCCCGCGAAGTTCCCGAACCTGCTGATCAACGGGGGGATGGGAATCGCGGTGGGGATGGCGACGAGCCTGCCGCCGCACAATCCGACGGAGATTTTCGACGCGATCACGCGGGTGATCGACAACCCGGAGATCACGCTGCGCGAGCTGATGCAGGACGAGACGAACGCCGAGGGGAAGGTGACGCGACTTGGGGTGAAGGGGCCGGACTTCCCGACCGGGGGCGTGATCCACGGGCGAGCGGGGATCGTGGAGGGGTACGACACGGGGCGCGGGCGGCTGGTGCTGCGCGGGCGGACCCACGTCGAGGAGGTCGGGCGCGGCGACCGTGAGCTGCTGGTGATCGATGAGATTCCGTACTCGCTGATGCAGAACACGCTGGTGGAGCGCATCGTCGAGGCGATCCGGGACGAGCGGATCAAGGACGTGTCGGACGTGCGCAACGAGTCGGGGCGCGAGGCGCAGACGCGGATCGTGATCGAACTCAAGAAGGGAGCGGACCCGCGCGTCGTCGAGAACCAGTTGTACCAGTTCACGCCGTTGCAGCAGACGTTCAGCATCATGAACATCGCGCTGGTGAACCGCCAGCCCCGCACGCTGGGGCTGCGAGAACTGATCGACTGCTACGTGCGGCACCGTGCGGACGTGGTGCGACGCCGGACGACGCACCTGCTGCGCGAGGCGAAGAAGAAGGCCCACGTGCTGGAGGGGCTGATCTTCGCGGTCTGCGACGTGGACGAGGTGATCCGGCTCATCCGCGCGTCGCGGACGCGCGAGGATGCGATCGCCGCGCTGATGGCCCGGCGCTTCCGCATCCCGGCGGGGCACCCGTACGCCGCAAAGATTCCTTCGCGCCTGCTGGAACTCGCCGAGCGGAGCGGCTCAGCGGGCGTCGCGCTGACTCGTGTGCAGGCGGACGCGATCGGCGCGCTGCGGCTGATCCAGCTGGTCGGGCTGGAGATCGAGCGGCTGGTGGCGGACTATCGCGCGCTGGTCGAGGAGATCGAAGGGTACGAGGCGATCCTCGCGGACGACCAGCGCGTGCTGGACATCATCAAGGCCGACTGCGAGGAGATGAAGGCTCGCTACCGAACAGAGCGGCGGACCGCGATCGAGGACGCGGAGGGCGACATCAACATCGAGGCGCTGATCCAGGTCGAGGACATGGCGGTCACGATCTCGCACCATGGGTATGCGAAGCGCGTGCCGCTGAACACGTACCGCTCGCAGGGTCGTGGCGGGGTGGGCGTGCGTGCGTCTGACTTCCGCGACGAAGACTTCATCGAGCACCTGTTCGTGGCCAGCACGCACGACGACCTACTGTGCTTCACCGACACCGGGCGGGTGTTCAAGCTGAAGGTGTACGAGCTGCCCGAGATGTCCCGCACGAGCAAGGGGCGGGCGATCGTGAACCTGCTGGATCTGCGCGAGGGGGAGCGGACCTGTGCCTATCTTGCCATCAGCAACTTTGAGGCGGGGAGCAACTACCTGACGTTCCTTTCGCGCGGCGGGATCATCAAGCGCACGCCGCTGAAGGCGTACTCGAACGTGAACCGCGCGGGGATCATCGCGGTTGGACTGAAGGATGGGGACTCGCTGCTGGACGTGCTGCTCACGTCGGGTTCGGACGACTTGATCCTCGTGACGGCGCATGGGATGGCGATCCGCTTCAACGAGGACGATGCCCGCGACATGGGCCGGCAGGCCGCGGGGGTGAAGGGGATCGAACTCGGCGAGGGCGACGCGGTGATCGGGGCTGTCCGTGTGCCGATGGTGCGCGACGCCGAGGGCGACCTGATGACCGACCCTGCGTACCTCGAGCGGGGCCTCGCGCTGCTCACGGTGACGGAGAACGGCTACGGCAAGCGCACGGCCGTGGACGAGTACCGCGTGCAGCCGGAGACCGGCAAACCGCGCTCGCAGTCGCGCGGCGGGAAGGGCCGTGTGGACATCCGCACGTCGGCCCGCAACGGCCCGTCGGTCGCGGCCGTCGGTGTCTGCGAGGGGGACGACGTGGCGGTCATCACCCGTGGCGGGCTGCTGGTGCGGATGCCCGCCGCCTCGATCTCGATGATCGGCCGAGGCACGCAGGGGGTGCGGGTCGTCAGCCTCAAGCCGGGGGATGCCGTCGTGGCCGTCGAACGGGTCGAGGAAGGCGACGGGGAGGAGACCCCCGCCTGACCGGGCGGACCCGATGCGGTACACTGCGGCCCATGCCCATCGACTGGTCCGACACGATCGTCGTCGCGGAACTGGCCGACGAGCCTGCGCTCTCGGACGAGTTCAACGCGCTCTTCGAGCGGCTGGGCGACGCCCCGCCGAACAAGGTGCCGCACGTCGTGCTGAACTTCGCGAACGTGACCTACGTGAACAGCTCGAACCTGGCGCAGCTGCTGCGGCTGCGGAAGATGCTGGCGGACGCGGGTCGTTCGCTGCGGGTCTGCTCGGTGACGGACGAGGTGTGGTCGGTGCTGATGGTGACCGGCCTGGACAAGGTGTTCAAGTTTGCGCCGGATCCGCTGACCGCGCTGGCAGGGTTGCAGTTGGAGGATGCGGAGGGGTGAGCGGCCGCAACCTCGGCGGCTTCGACACCTACACTTCAATCCCATGCCCGATTCCGCAACCGCTCCGCCCGTCGCTGAACTGATCGGCGTCCGGAAGACCTACTACAAGCCCGACGGCTCGGTGATGGTCGAGGCCCTGCGCGGCATCGACCTCGCCATCCGGCGGGGTGAGTACGTTGCGATCATGGGGGCTTCAGGGTCGGGCAAGTCCACGCTGATGAACGTGCTGGGTTGCCTCGACCAGCCGACGGAGGGGCGGTACCACCTCGCGGGCAAGGACGTCCAGAGCATGAGCGACGAGGAGCTTTCGGACTTCCGGGGGCGTACGGTCGGGTTCATCTTCCAGGCCTTCAACCTGATCCCGCAGCTGACCTTGGAGGACAACGTGGAGGTGCCGCTGGTGTATCAGCGCGTCCCGAAGATGGAGCGGCGGCGCCGCGCGCTGGAGGCGATGGCGCTGGTGGGGCTGGCGGATCGCGTGGGCCACCGTCCGCGAGAACTCTCGGGAGGGCAGCAGCAGCGGACGGCGATTGCGCGCGCGCTGGTGACCCGACCGGTGATCCTGATGGCGGACGAGCCGACGGGGAACCTGGACTCGACGACGGGCGAGGCGATCCTGCGGGTGTTCGAGAACCTGCACGCGCAGGGGATGACGATCCTCATGGTGACGCACGACGACAGCATCGCCGACCGGTGCGAGCGGATCGTGCGGCTGCGGGACGGTCTGATCGAGACGGACACGGTGCTGCGCAAGCGTGCGCCTGTGCCGGCGTGACCTGAGGAAAGCGGTTGAACGCGACGGGTTTGAAGAGCGCGAAGTGGCGAGCGTTTCGAGCGGGCTTTATGCGGCTGCGCGGTGCTGGACAGCCGCGGCGTCAGTTCGCCGGATGGCAAGAGCCGTGACATCGTCCCGCTGGTGGAGCGAGCCGGACTGGGCGTCGAGGAGGCCGGTGAGCTCGAGGAGTGCCGCGCCGACGCTTCCGGTTGCATCCGCGCGGTTGCCGAGGCTGCCGAGGTGGCGCAGGTAGGCGGAGGTCGGCTTGCCGAGCGATCGGCGGTCGGCGCCGGTGGGGAACGCTGTTTCGAAGCCGTCGCTGTAGATGAGGAGCGTCTCGCCCGGGGCGAGGCGGAATCGGGACTGCTCGAACTCGGCTGCGTCGAAGACGCCGAGGAGCGGGCCGTCGGCGGGGATCCGGTCCACCGTTCCTGCACGCAGCCGCAGAGGGGACGGATGGCCTGCGACGCAAGCGGTGACTTCCCATGTCTCGGCATCGACGACGCCGAAGACCGCGGTGGCGAACTGGAAGGAGCCGGCGCCCGCGCCGCAGAGATCTCGGTTCAGGCGGCGCATGGCCTCGGCGGGATCGACCGCGCCGCTCGGCCCCGCGTCGTCGAGCGTGCGGCGCAGCGAGCGGCTGATGACCATGGTGAGGAGTGCGGCGGGCACGCCGTGGCCGACCGCGTCCGCGAGCAGGAAAGCAACGCGGCGTTCGCCGATGCGCACGCAGTCGTAGACGTCGCCGCTGACGAAGCCCGCCGGACGGAAGAGAACGCCCAGGTCCAACCCCTCGACCCGGGGCAGTTCGCGCGGCATGAGTTCGCGCTGGACCGAGGAGGCGAGGTTGAGTTCCTCGTGGAGTTGAGCCATTTGTCCGCTGAGGCCGCCGTGGGCGGCGCGGGTGAGGTTCAGTTCGCGTGAGAGGCGTTCGATCATGCACTCGCGCTGGCAGAGGGCGTGCAGAGCGGCGGCGAGGGTTGCGGGATTGGTATCCCACGATTCGATGAGGACACCCTCGGCTTCGAGGTCGTGCGCCTGGAGCGCGTTCTCGGCGGGAAGGAGGATGAATCCGGCGGTCCGCGCGGCGATGAGGTCGTCCACGAGGCGTGCGACGCCGGCTCTGCTGTCATTCTTGTCGAGGACGGCGAGCGCGAGTTGGGCGATGGGACGCTCGAGGAGGGCCTCCGGCAGGTGCTCGAACTCAACGTCCACGATGGTGGGACTGTGGCCGGCTCTTGGCCAGGATTCGAGAACGGCTGCGCCGAGATGTTCCCGGACCTTTGGCGGAACGGAGGGCGAGGCGACGAGGAGAATCCTCTGCTGGCGCATGTCGGGCGACCTCCGGCGCGCGGCCGCCTGCGGCGCGCCGTGACGCCGCCCGGGGCCGACCCCGGAGCGACTATCGGTCTATTTCGCCCGTGCCTTCAGCCTGGCGGTGTCGAGTGAGATGCGGTCGCCGGCCTTGAGTTCGAGGGTTTCGAGCGTGCCCCCGGCGAGTTCGATGACGAACTGGCAGTCGAACCGGCTGGAGTAGCGTTTGAGGCGTTCCTCATACTGCCAGTCAGACTCGCCCTCACGCCGCGGTTCTTCGGCCTCCATGTGGTGCATGGCGACGACGCGGCCGCTGGGGTCGAGGAAGATGATAT harbors:
- a CDS encoding STAS domain-containing protein produces the protein MPIDWSDTIVVAELADEPALSDEFNALFERLGDAPPNKVPHVVLNFANVTYVNSSNLAQLLRLRKMLADAGRSLRVCSVTDEVWSVLMVTGLDKVFKFAPDPLTALAGLQLEDAEG
- a CDS encoding ABC transporter ATP-binding protein, whose amino-acid sequence is MPDSATAPPVAELIGVRKTYYKPDGSVMVEALRGIDLAIRRGEYVAIMGASGSGKSTLMNVLGCLDQPTEGRYHLAGKDVQSMSDEELSDFRGRTVGFIFQAFNLIPQLTLEDNVEVPLVYQRVPKMERRRRALEAMALVGLADRVGHRPRELSGGQQQRTAIARALVTRPVILMADEPTGNLDSTTGEAILRVFENLHAQGMTILMVTHDDSIADRCERIVRLRDGLIETDTVLRKRAPVPA
- the gyrA gene encoding DNA gyrase subunit A — its product is MADDTTASLPPDETPPGGHDAGNVVELQIEDELRDSYLTYAMSTIMDRALPDVRDGLKPSQRRILVAMNDLNLRPGRKHLKCAKICGDTSGNYHPHGESVIYPTMVGMAQRWRMRVPLVDPQGNFGSIDGDPPAAMRYTEARMTHAAVDMLADIKLDTVDFQPNYDDRLLEPLVLPAKFPNLLINGGMGIAVGMATSLPPHNPTEIFDAITRVIDNPEITLRELMQDETNAEGKVTRLGVKGPDFPTGGVIHGRAGIVEGYDTGRGRLVLRGRTHVEEVGRGDRELLVIDEIPYSLMQNTLVERIVEAIRDERIKDVSDVRNESGREAQTRIVIELKKGADPRVVENQLYQFTPLQQTFSIMNIALVNRQPRTLGLRELIDCYVRHRADVVRRRTTHLLREAKKKAHVLEGLIFAVCDVDEVIRLIRASRTREDAIAALMARRFRIPAGHPYAAKIPSRLLELAERSGSAGVALTRVQADAIGALRLIQLVGLEIERLVADYRALVEEIEGYEAILADDQRVLDIIKADCEEMKARYRTERRTAIEDAEGDINIEALIQVEDMAVTISHHGYAKRVPLNTYRSQGRGGVGVRASDFRDEDFIEHLFVASTHDDLLCFTDTGRVFKLKVYELPEMSRTSKGRAIVNLLDLREGERTCAYLAISNFEAGSNYLTFLSRGGIIKRTPLKAYSNVNRAGIIAVGLKDGDSLLDVLLTSGSDDLILVTAHGMAIRFNEDDARDMGRQAAGVKGIELGEGDAVIGAVRVPMVRDAEGDLMTDPAYLERGLALLTVTENGYGKRTAVDEYRVQPETGKPRSQSRGGKGRVDIRTSARNGPSVAAVGVCEGDDVAVITRGGLLVRMPAASISMIGRGTQGVRVVSLKPGDAVVAVERVEEGDGEETPA